The following coding sequences lie in one Rutidosis leptorrhynchoides isolate AG116_Rl617_1_P2 chromosome 4, CSIRO_AGI_Rlap_v1, whole genome shotgun sequence genomic window:
- the LOC139904386 gene encoding ABC transporter C family member 8-like isoform X1, translated as MFHEFHFDMKNSVAAQTSILDIFNLIFLVFFYLLLLVNYLRKSNTNRSTVNSNWISQSVASCCVLTSVAYLIAGLWNTTPQLHWWVFAGKSLVWLTLTVSLLVQEFTSSLKFINSVWWIFVFLSVSVVNIKSLAELNEITVLSSIEWASSIFLLLCALRNFKHFITRYSQSQTLSEPLIGNHNHNHNEVHETETRKLEEPSFLSTLTFSWVNPILVLGYRKPLVLEEIPHLAPIDQASVAHEKFKKAWDSLQTEKASNNVNMVPKALAKVYLREMILSGVCIFLRTISVIVSPLLLYAFVDYSNREIKDLHQGLLLVGCLILVKITESLSQRQFFFNARRTGMRMRSALMVAVYEKQLKLSNLGKKRHSTGEVVNYIAVDAYRMGEFPMWFHVSWSAVVQLFLAMGVLFSVVGLGVVPGLVPLIVCALLNIPFAKSMQKCQLQIMVAQDKRLRSTSEVLNNMKVIKLHCWEEKFHNLIKSLREIEFRWLRESQFKRAFTAVLYWMSPTLVSSVVFCGCVVLKSAPLNAATIFTILAALRSMAEPVRVLPDALSALIQVKVSFDRINSLLVDDELKDNRMKSNQDLENAMTRIRIQDGNFAWDPESPTPTLKNINLEVKCGQKVAVCGSVGTGKSSILYALLGELSKTSGSVSVGIFRSIAYVSQTSWIQSGTIQDNILYGKPMERSKYEKAIKACALDKDIEAFEHGDLTEIGQRGLNMSGGQKQRIQLARAVYNDADIYLLDDPFSAVDAHTAATLFNDCVMSCLEKKTVILVTHQVEFLSSVDNILVMQDGQVTQSGKYDDLLMAGTAFEQLVNAHKDAIIGVEPSGNTHQNDVDTDTNFIAKANSEIQLMKGLPEGVQLTEEEEKEVGNVGWKPFFDYVVISEGLFYLLSCVISQTSFVALQAAASYWLAFGIQIPKITTFMLIGVYTFLSTISTFFVFMRSFFGTLLGLKASKSVFDKFTDSIFRAPMVFFDSTPVGRILTRASSDLSVVDFDIPVGFIYVVGSGLELLAIIFVMASVTWQVLIVAVLGLAATKYVQGYYQPTARELMRINGTTKAPVMNYASETSLGVATIRAFKMQDRFFKDYLKLVDTDASTFMFSNATLEWLVLRIETLANVTLFIASFLLVLLPKGFVPSGLVGLSLSYALTLSGTQVFFTRWYCSLDNYVISVERIKQFMHISPEPPAIVDNNRPPSSWPSKGTIQFQNLKLRYRPNAPLVLKGISCTFKEGTRVGIVGRTGSGKTTLITALFRLVEPESGKILIDGLDICSIGLKDLRLKLSVIPQEPTLFKGSIRTNLDPLGLHSDDEIWKALDKCQLKSTITSLPNLLDSSVSDEGENWSAGQRQLFCLGRVLLMRNKILVLDEATASIDSATDAVLQRIIREEFSNCTVITVAHRVPTVIDSDRVMVLSFGKMVEYDEPSKLMETNTFFSKLVAEYWSSCKKNSAQRFE; from the exons ATGTTTCATGAGTTTCATTTTGATATGAAGAATTCAGTAGCCGCACAAACAAGTATTTTAGACATCTTCAACTTAATATTTCTTGTTTTCTTCTACTTGCTGCTACTAGTAAATTATCTTCGAAAAAGTAATACCAACAGATCCACGGTAAATAGTAATTGGATATCACAGTCAGTTGCATCTTGTTGCGTTCTTACTTCGGTTGCATATCTGATTGCTGGTTTATGGAACACAACGCCTCAATTGCATTGGTGGGTTTTCGCTGGTAAATCGTTAGTTTGGTTAACTCTTACGGTTTCTTTGCTAGTACAAGAATTTACTTCTTCGCTGAAATTTATAAATTCTGTGTGGTGGATTTTTGTCTTCTTGTCGGTTTCTGTTGTGAACATCAAGAGTTTAGCAGAATTAAACGAGATAACGGTCTTGAGTTCGATAGAATGGGCTTCTAGCATCTTCCTTTTGTTATGCGCTTTAAGAAACTTCAAACATTTCATCACTCGCTACTCACAAAGCCAGACGTTATCAGAGCCTTTAATtggtaatcataatcataatcacaatgaaGTACATGAAACGGAAACACGCAAACTAGAAGAACCTAGTTTTCTTAGTACACTAACGTTTTCGTGGGTGAACCCGATACTCGTATTAGGTTATAGAAAACCATTAGTTCTAGAAGAAATCCCGCATCTAGCACCCATAGATCAAGCATCCGTTGCACACGAGAAATTCAAAAAGGCATGGGATTCACTTCAAACCGAAAAGGCCTCGAACAACGTTAACATGGTACCTAAAGCGTTAGCCAAAGTTTATTTGCGAGAGATGATATTATCGGGCGTATGTATCTTTCTAAGGACTATATCGGTCATCGTTAGTCCGTTGTTACTCTATGCATTTGTTGACTACTCCAACAGAGAGATTAAAGATTTACATCAAGGACTCTTATTAGTAGGATGTTTAATTTTAGTCAAGATAACAGAGTCACTGTCACAACGACAATTTTTCTTTAATGCACGAAGAACCGGTATGAGGATGAGGTCAGCTTTAATGGTGGCTGTTTATGAGAAACAACTTAAGCTTTCTAATTTAGGAAAGAAAAGGCATTCAACAGGGGAAGTTGTGAATTACATAGCTGTTGATGCTTACAGAATGGGTGAGTTCCCTATGTGGTTTCATGTCAGTTGGTCAGCTGTTGTTCAGTTATTTCTAGCTATGGGTGTTTTGTTTTCGGTTGTAGGACTAGGTGTTGTTCCTGGTTTAGTCCCTTTGATCGTATGTGCGCTTCTTAATATACCGTTTGCAAAATCTATGCAAAAGTGTCAGTTACAGATCATGGTTGCTCAAGACAAGAGACTAAGATCGACATCCGAGGTCCTTAACAATATGAAAGTCATAAAGTTACATTGTTGGGAAGAGAAGTTTCATAATTTGATCAAATCGCTTAGAGAAATCGAGTTTCGTTGGCTTCGTGAATCTCAGTTTAAGAGGGCGTTTACTGCAGTTTTGTATTGGATGTCACCAACGCTCGTTTCTTCAGTCGTTTTTTGTGGATGTGTTGTTTTGAAAAGTGCACCTTTGAATGCTGCTACTATATTTACTATATTAGCTGCATTACGAAGTATGGCGGAGCCCGTTAGAGTGTTGCCGGATGCTCTTTCTGCGTTGATTCAAGTCAAAGTATCCTTTGACCGAATTAATTCTTTGTTGGTTGACGATGAACTAAAAGACAACAGGATGAAAAGTAACCAAGACCTTGAAAATGCAATGACCCGTATCAGAATACAGGATGGTAATTTCGCCTGGGATCCTGAGTCGCCCACTCCAACACTAAAAAATATAAATCTTGAAGTAAAATGTGGGCAGAAAGTAGCCGTTTGTGGGTCTGTTGGTACTGGAAAATCGTCAATTTTATACGCACTCCTTGGAGAACTATCTAAAACTTCTGGAAGTGTGAGT GTGGGTATTTTTCGATCAATTGCTTACGTTAGCCAAACGTCGTGGATTCAAAGTGGAACAATTCAAGATAACATACTGTATGGGAAACCTATGGAGAGAAGTAAATATGAAAAGGCGATAAAGGCATGTGCTTTGGATAAGGATATTGAAGCGTTTGAACATGGAGATTTAACAGAAATAGGCCAAAGAGGACTTAACATGAGTGGTGGACAGAAACAGAGGATTCAGCTTGCTCGAGCAGTCTATAATGATGCTGACATCTATCTTCTTGATGACCCGTTTAGCGCTGTAGATGCACATACCGCAGCAACTCTCTTTAAT GATTGTGTCATGAGCTGTTTAGAGAAGAAAACAGTCATTCTTGTGACTCATCAAGTGGAGTTTCTCTCATCAGTCGACAATATTCTG GTTATGCAAGATGGTCAAGTTACACAATCAGGAAAGTATGATGATCTGTTGATGGCAGGGACAGCATTTGAGCAACTTGTGAATGCTCATAAAGATGCTATTATAGGTGTGGAACCTTCTGGAAATACGCATCAAAACGATGTGGATACCGATACAAATTTCATAGCTAAAGCAAACAGTGAAATACAATTAATGAAGGGTCTACCAGAAGGAGTTCAGTtgaccgaagaagaagaaaaagaggtCGGAAATGTTGGATGGAAGCCTTTCTTTGATTACGTTGTTATCTCGGAAGGATTGTTTTACTTGTTGTCTTGTGTCATAAGTCAAACCAGTTTTGTCGCTCTTCAAGCAGCAGCAAGTTATTGGCTAGCATTCGGTATTCAAATTCCCAAAATTACCACCTTCATGTTGATTGGTGTTTATACCTTTCTGTCAACAATAAGCACATTTTTTGTGTTTATGAGATCATTTTTTGGTACACTTTTGGGATTGAAAGCCTCGAAATCAGTCTTCGATAAGTTCACCGATTCAATATTCCGTGCTCCCATGGTCTTTTTTGACTCTACTCCAGTTGGCAGAATTCTGACCAGG GCCTCGTCCGATCTTAGTGTTGTTGATTTTGACATACCCGTTGGGTTCATCTATGTGGTTGGTTCAGGTCTTGAACTACTTGCCATAATTTTTGTTATGGCTTCAGTCACATGGCAAGTTCTCATTGTAGCCGTCCTAGGATTAGCGGCTACAAAATATGTTCAG GGATATTATCAACCAACAGCACGGGAGCTAATGAGAATCAACGGAACCACAAAAGCACCTGTCATGAATTATGCATCCGAAACATCACTTGGAGTCGCAACAATTCGGGCATTCAAAATGCAAGACAGATTCTTCAAAGACTACCTTAAACTGGTGGACACAGATGCAAGCACTTTCATGTTTTCAAATGCAACGTTGGAATGGTTGGTTTTGAGAATAGAAACATTAGCAAATGTGACATTGTTCATCGCTAGTTTTCTCCTAGTTTTGTTACCAAAGGGTTTTGTGCCATCAG GGTTGGTGGGGCTCTCTCTTTCTTATGCGTTAACCCTATCGGGTACCCAAGTGTTCTTTACTAGATGGTATTGTAGCTTGGACAATTACGTCATTTCGGTAGAACGAATCAAGCAATTCATGCACATTTCACCAGAGCCACCTGCGATCGTGGACAACAATAGACCACCTTCATCTTGGCCTTCAAAGGGTACAATCCAGTTCCAAAATCTAAAG TTAAGATATCGTCCAAATGCACCGCTAGTTCTTAAAGGTATCAGTTGTACATTCAAAGAAGGGACTCGAGTTGGTATCGTGGGAAGAACTGGAAGTGGAAAGACGACACTGATAACGGCCCTGTTTCGATTAGTAGAACCTGAGAGCGGAAAAATTCTTATAGATGGATTGGACATTTGCTCTATCGGCCTTAAAGATCTCAGATTGAAACTAAGTGTTATCCCCCAAGAACCAACCCTTTTTAAAGGAAGCATTCGAACAAATTTGGACCCTCTTGGACTACATTCTGATGATGAGATATGGAAG GCATTAGATAAGTGTCAGCTTAAAAGTACCATTACAAGTCTTCCAAATTTGCTAGATTCTTCAG TGAGTGATGAAGGAGAGAACTGGAGTGCGGGACAAAGACAATTATTTTGTCTTGGACGTGTATTACTTATGAGAAACAAAATCCTGGTACTTGATGAAGCAACTGCATCGATCGATTCTGCTACAGATGCCGTTTTACAGAGAATCATAAGGGAAGAATTCTCAAATTGCACTGTTATAACCGTCGCCCACAGAGTTCCTACAGTTATTGACAGTGACAGGGTCATGGTTCTCTCTTTCG GGAAAATGGTGGAGTATGATGAACCTTCAAAGCTAATGGAGACCAATACCTTCTTTTCTAAACTTGTAGCTGAATACTGGTCCAGTTGCAAAAAGAACTCTGCTCAGAGATTTGAATAA
- the LOC139904386 gene encoding ABC transporter C family member 8-like isoform X2 has protein sequence MFHEFHFDMKNSVAAQTSILDIFNLIFLVFFYLLLLVNYLRKSNTNRSTVNSNWISQSVASCCVLTSVAYLIAGLWNTTPQLHWWVFAGKSLVWLTLTVSLLVQEFTSSLKFINSVWWIFVFLSVSVVNIKSLAELNEITVLSSIEWASSIFLLLCALRNFKHFITRYSQSQTLSEPLIGNHNHNHNEVHETETRKLEEPSFLSTLTFSWVNPILVLGYRKPLVLEEIPHLAPIDQASVAHEKFKKAWDSLQTEKASNNVNMVPKALAKVYLREMILSGVCIFLRTISVIVSPLLLYAFVDYSNREIKDLHQGLLLVGCLILVKITESLSQRQFFFNARRTGMRMRSALMVAVYEKQLKLSNLGKKRHSTGEVVNYIAVDAYRMGEFPMWFHVSWSAVVQLFLAMGVLFSVVGLGVVPGLVPLIVCALLNIPFAKSMQKCQLQIMVAQDKRLRSTSEVLNNMKVIKLHCWEEKFHNLIKSLREIEFRWLRESQFKRAFTAVLYWMSPTLVSSVVFCGCVVLKSAPLNAATIFTILAALRSMAEPVRVLPDALSALIQVKVSFDRINSLLVDDELKDNRMKSNQDLENAMTRIRIQDGNFAWDPESPTPTLKNINLEVKCGQKVAVCGSVGTGKSSILYALLGELSKTSGSVGIFRSIAYVSQTSWIQSGTIQDNILYGKPMERSKYEKAIKACALDKDIEAFEHGDLTEIGQRGLNMSGGQKQRIQLARAVYNDADIYLLDDPFSAVDAHTAATLFNDCVMSCLEKKTVILVTHQVEFLSSVDNILVMQDGQVTQSGKYDDLLMAGTAFEQLVNAHKDAIIGVEPSGNTHQNDVDTDTNFIAKANSEIQLMKGLPEGVQLTEEEEKEVGNVGWKPFFDYVVISEGLFYLLSCVISQTSFVALQAAASYWLAFGIQIPKITTFMLIGVYTFLSTISTFFVFMRSFFGTLLGLKASKSVFDKFTDSIFRAPMVFFDSTPVGRILTRASSDLSVVDFDIPVGFIYVVGSGLELLAIIFVMASVTWQVLIVAVLGLAATKYVQGYYQPTARELMRINGTTKAPVMNYASETSLGVATIRAFKMQDRFFKDYLKLVDTDASTFMFSNATLEWLVLRIETLANVTLFIASFLLVLLPKGFVPSGLVGLSLSYALTLSGTQVFFTRWYCSLDNYVISVERIKQFMHISPEPPAIVDNNRPPSSWPSKGTIQFQNLKLRYRPNAPLVLKGISCTFKEGTRVGIVGRTGSGKTTLITALFRLVEPESGKILIDGLDICSIGLKDLRLKLSVIPQEPTLFKGSIRTNLDPLGLHSDDEIWKALDKCQLKSTITSLPNLLDSSVSDEGENWSAGQRQLFCLGRVLLMRNKILVLDEATASIDSATDAVLQRIIREEFSNCTVITVAHRVPTVIDSDRVMVLSFGKMVEYDEPSKLMETNTFFSKLVAEYWSSCKKNSAQRFE, from the exons ATGTTTCATGAGTTTCATTTTGATATGAAGAATTCAGTAGCCGCACAAACAAGTATTTTAGACATCTTCAACTTAATATTTCTTGTTTTCTTCTACTTGCTGCTACTAGTAAATTATCTTCGAAAAAGTAATACCAACAGATCCACGGTAAATAGTAATTGGATATCACAGTCAGTTGCATCTTGTTGCGTTCTTACTTCGGTTGCATATCTGATTGCTGGTTTATGGAACACAACGCCTCAATTGCATTGGTGGGTTTTCGCTGGTAAATCGTTAGTTTGGTTAACTCTTACGGTTTCTTTGCTAGTACAAGAATTTACTTCTTCGCTGAAATTTATAAATTCTGTGTGGTGGATTTTTGTCTTCTTGTCGGTTTCTGTTGTGAACATCAAGAGTTTAGCAGAATTAAACGAGATAACGGTCTTGAGTTCGATAGAATGGGCTTCTAGCATCTTCCTTTTGTTATGCGCTTTAAGAAACTTCAAACATTTCATCACTCGCTACTCACAAAGCCAGACGTTATCAGAGCCTTTAATtggtaatcataatcataatcacaatgaaGTACATGAAACGGAAACACGCAAACTAGAAGAACCTAGTTTTCTTAGTACACTAACGTTTTCGTGGGTGAACCCGATACTCGTATTAGGTTATAGAAAACCATTAGTTCTAGAAGAAATCCCGCATCTAGCACCCATAGATCAAGCATCCGTTGCACACGAGAAATTCAAAAAGGCATGGGATTCACTTCAAACCGAAAAGGCCTCGAACAACGTTAACATGGTACCTAAAGCGTTAGCCAAAGTTTATTTGCGAGAGATGATATTATCGGGCGTATGTATCTTTCTAAGGACTATATCGGTCATCGTTAGTCCGTTGTTACTCTATGCATTTGTTGACTACTCCAACAGAGAGATTAAAGATTTACATCAAGGACTCTTATTAGTAGGATGTTTAATTTTAGTCAAGATAACAGAGTCACTGTCACAACGACAATTTTTCTTTAATGCACGAAGAACCGGTATGAGGATGAGGTCAGCTTTAATGGTGGCTGTTTATGAGAAACAACTTAAGCTTTCTAATTTAGGAAAGAAAAGGCATTCAACAGGGGAAGTTGTGAATTACATAGCTGTTGATGCTTACAGAATGGGTGAGTTCCCTATGTGGTTTCATGTCAGTTGGTCAGCTGTTGTTCAGTTATTTCTAGCTATGGGTGTTTTGTTTTCGGTTGTAGGACTAGGTGTTGTTCCTGGTTTAGTCCCTTTGATCGTATGTGCGCTTCTTAATATACCGTTTGCAAAATCTATGCAAAAGTGTCAGTTACAGATCATGGTTGCTCAAGACAAGAGACTAAGATCGACATCCGAGGTCCTTAACAATATGAAAGTCATAAAGTTACATTGTTGGGAAGAGAAGTTTCATAATTTGATCAAATCGCTTAGAGAAATCGAGTTTCGTTGGCTTCGTGAATCTCAGTTTAAGAGGGCGTTTACTGCAGTTTTGTATTGGATGTCACCAACGCTCGTTTCTTCAGTCGTTTTTTGTGGATGTGTTGTTTTGAAAAGTGCACCTTTGAATGCTGCTACTATATTTACTATATTAGCTGCATTACGAAGTATGGCGGAGCCCGTTAGAGTGTTGCCGGATGCTCTTTCTGCGTTGATTCAAGTCAAAGTATCCTTTGACCGAATTAATTCTTTGTTGGTTGACGATGAACTAAAAGACAACAGGATGAAAAGTAACCAAGACCTTGAAAATGCAATGACCCGTATCAGAATACAGGATGGTAATTTCGCCTGGGATCCTGAGTCGCCCACTCCAACACTAAAAAATATAAATCTTGAAGTAAAATGTGGGCAGAAAGTAGCCGTTTGTGGGTCTGTTGGTACTGGAAAATCGTCAATTTTATACGCACTCCTTGGAGAACTATCTAAAACTTCTGGAAGT GTGGGTATTTTTCGATCAATTGCTTACGTTAGCCAAACGTCGTGGATTCAAAGTGGAACAATTCAAGATAACATACTGTATGGGAAACCTATGGAGAGAAGTAAATATGAAAAGGCGATAAAGGCATGTGCTTTGGATAAGGATATTGAAGCGTTTGAACATGGAGATTTAACAGAAATAGGCCAAAGAGGACTTAACATGAGTGGTGGACAGAAACAGAGGATTCAGCTTGCTCGAGCAGTCTATAATGATGCTGACATCTATCTTCTTGATGACCCGTTTAGCGCTGTAGATGCACATACCGCAGCAACTCTCTTTAAT GATTGTGTCATGAGCTGTTTAGAGAAGAAAACAGTCATTCTTGTGACTCATCAAGTGGAGTTTCTCTCATCAGTCGACAATATTCTG GTTATGCAAGATGGTCAAGTTACACAATCAGGAAAGTATGATGATCTGTTGATGGCAGGGACAGCATTTGAGCAACTTGTGAATGCTCATAAAGATGCTATTATAGGTGTGGAACCTTCTGGAAATACGCATCAAAACGATGTGGATACCGATACAAATTTCATAGCTAAAGCAAACAGTGAAATACAATTAATGAAGGGTCTACCAGAAGGAGTTCAGTtgaccgaagaagaagaaaaagaggtCGGAAATGTTGGATGGAAGCCTTTCTTTGATTACGTTGTTATCTCGGAAGGATTGTTTTACTTGTTGTCTTGTGTCATAAGTCAAACCAGTTTTGTCGCTCTTCAAGCAGCAGCAAGTTATTGGCTAGCATTCGGTATTCAAATTCCCAAAATTACCACCTTCATGTTGATTGGTGTTTATACCTTTCTGTCAACAATAAGCACATTTTTTGTGTTTATGAGATCATTTTTTGGTACACTTTTGGGATTGAAAGCCTCGAAATCAGTCTTCGATAAGTTCACCGATTCAATATTCCGTGCTCCCATGGTCTTTTTTGACTCTACTCCAGTTGGCAGAATTCTGACCAGG GCCTCGTCCGATCTTAGTGTTGTTGATTTTGACATACCCGTTGGGTTCATCTATGTGGTTGGTTCAGGTCTTGAACTACTTGCCATAATTTTTGTTATGGCTTCAGTCACATGGCAAGTTCTCATTGTAGCCGTCCTAGGATTAGCGGCTACAAAATATGTTCAG GGATATTATCAACCAACAGCACGGGAGCTAATGAGAATCAACGGAACCACAAAAGCACCTGTCATGAATTATGCATCCGAAACATCACTTGGAGTCGCAACAATTCGGGCATTCAAAATGCAAGACAGATTCTTCAAAGACTACCTTAAACTGGTGGACACAGATGCAAGCACTTTCATGTTTTCAAATGCAACGTTGGAATGGTTGGTTTTGAGAATAGAAACATTAGCAAATGTGACATTGTTCATCGCTAGTTTTCTCCTAGTTTTGTTACCAAAGGGTTTTGTGCCATCAG GGTTGGTGGGGCTCTCTCTTTCTTATGCGTTAACCCTATCGGGTACCCAAGTGTTCTTTACTAGATGGTATTGTAGCTTGGACAATTACGTCATTTCGGTAGAACGAATCAAGCAATTCATGCACATTTCACCAGAGCCACCTGCGATCGTGGACAACAATAGACCACCTTCATCTTGGCCTTCAAAGGGTACAATCCAGTTCCAAAATCTAAAG TTAAGATATCGTCCAAATGCACCGCTAGTTCTTAAAGGTATCAGTTGTACATTCAAAGAAGGGACTCGAGTTGGTATCGTGGGAAGAACTGGAAGTGGAAAGACGACACTGATAACGGCCCTGTTTCGATTAGTAGAACCTGAGAGCGGAAAAATTCTTATAGATGGATTGGACATTTGCTCTATCGGCCTTAAAGATCTCAGATTGAAACTAAGTGTTATCCCCCAAGAACCAACCCTTTTTAAAGGAAGCATTCGAACAAATTTGGACCCTCTTGGACTACATTCTGATGATGAGATATGGAAG GCATTAGATAAGTGTCAGCTTAAAAGTACCATTACAAGTCTTCCAAATTTGCTAGATTCTTCAG TGAGTGATGAAGGAGAGAACTGGAGTGCGGGACAAAGACAATTATTTTGTCTTGGACGTGTATTACTTATGAGAAACAAAATCCTGGTACTTGATGAAGCAACTGCATCGATCGATTCTGCTACAGATGCCGTTTTACAGAGAATCATAAGGGAAGAATTCTCAAATTGCACTGTTATAACCGTCGCCCACAGAGTTCCTACAGTTATTGACAGTGACAGGGTCATGGTTCTCTCTTTCG GGAAAATGGTGGAGTATGATGAACCTTCAAAGCTAATGGAGACCAATACCTTCTTTTCTAAACTTGTAGCTGAATACTGGTCCAGTTGCAAAAAGAACTCTGCTCAGAGATTTGAATAA